The following are encoded together in the Streptomyces sp. NBC_01465 genome:
- a CDS encoding DUF397 domain-containing protein, whose amino-acid sequence MSAHHANTSSSTSTSLYGAQWRRSSRSTGMNNCLEAARLGCGRLAVRDSKNVSFPALLFTPGTWTTFLAAVRNEAPGSLG is encoded by the coding sequence ATGTCCGCGCATCATGCGAACACCTCTTCCAGCACTTCCACTTCTCTGTACGGCGCGCAATGGCGGCGCAGCAGCCGCAGCACAGGAATGAACAACTGTCTCGAGGCGGCACGGCTCGGCTGCGGCCGGCTGGCCGTACGCGATTCCAAGAATGTCTCGTTCCCCGCGCTGCTCTTCACGCCCGGAACGTGGACCACCTTCCTCGCCGCCGTGCGCAACGAGGCGCCCGGCAGCCTGGGTTGA
- a CDS encoding 8-amino-7-oxononanoate synthase: MPGESSDAFSGFDWIDAAARGREAAGLVRTLRPRPAVSDLLDLASNDYLGLTRRPELTGAAAEAARRWGAGATGSRLVTGTTELHTELERELAEFCGFEAALVFSSGYAANLAALTALTARDGLIVSDAGNHASIVDGCRLSRAETAVVPHADPEAVRKTLQAHGGRALAVTDSVFSVDGDAAPLPELAAVCREVDAALLVDDAHGLGVLGAGGRGAVHAAGLAGDADVVATVTLSKSLGSQGGAVLGPARVIDHLVNAARTFIFDTGLAPAAAGAALAGLRLLRAEPALAVRVRTVASSLHQGLTAAGLTALRPQAAVVSVQAPSADSAVRWAADCRSAGLAVGCFRPPSVPDGISRLRLTARADLTDRQIGAAVDTIIATAPVA, encoded by the coding sequence ATGCCTGGTGAGTCTTCCGACGCGTTCTCAGGGTTCGACTGGATCGACGCAGCGGCCCGGGGGCGCGAGGCGGCCGGTCTCGTACGCACCCTGCGCCCGCGCCCCGCGGTGTCGGACCTGCTCGATCTGGCGAGCAACGACTATCTGGGGCTCACCCGCCGCCCGGAACTGACCGGTGCGGCCGCCGAGGCCGCCCGCCGCTGGGGCGCGGGGGCCACCGGCTCGCGTCTCGTCACCGGCACGACCGAGCTGCACACGGAACTCGAGCGCGAACTGGCCGAGTTCTGCGGCTTCGAGGCCGCCCTGGTCTTCTCCTCCGGTTACGCCGCCAACCTGGCCGCGCTCACGGCGCTCACCGCCCGCGACGGACTGATCGTCTCCGACGCGGGCAACCACGCCTCGATCGTCGACGGTTGCCGGCTCTCGCGCGCCGAGACGGCCGTCGTCCCGCACGCCGATCCCGAGGCCGTACGCAAGACGCTCCAGGCGCACGGTGGCCGCGCGCTCGCCGTCACCGACTCGGTCTTCTCCGTCGACGGCGACGCCGCGCCACTGCCCGAACTGGCGGCCGTATGCCGGGAGGTCGATGCCGCACTGCTCGTCGACGACGCACACGGTCTGGGCGTTCTCGGCGCGGGCGGCCGGGGCGCGGTCCACGCGGCGGGCCTGGCGGGCGACGCGGACGTGGTCGCCACCGTCACCCTCTCCAAGTCGCTGGGCAGTCAGGGCGGCGCGGTCCTCGGACCGGCCCGGGTCATCGACCATCTCGTCAACGCCGCCCGCACGTTCATCTTCGACACGGGCCTCGCCCCGGCCGCGGCCGGGGCGGCCCTGGCAGGGCTGCGGCTGCTGCGCGCCGAACCCGCCCTCGCGGTGCGTGTCCGTACGGTGGCGAGCTCGCTGCACCAGGGGCTGACGGCCGCCGGTCTGACCGCGCTGCGGCCGCAGGCTGCCGTCGTCTCCGTGCAGGCGCCGTCCGCGGACTCCGCGGTGCGGTGGGCCGCCGACTGCCGGAGTGCGGGTCTGGCCGTCGGGTGTTTCCGTCCGCCGTCGGTGCCGGACGGCATCTCGCGGCTGAGGCTCACCGCACGCGCCGACCTGACGGATCGTCAGATCGGCGCGGCGGTGGACACGATCATCGCGACCGCGCCGGTCGCGTAG
- the bioB gene encoding biotin synthase BioB, with product MDLLSTLVDKGLRRELPTREEALAVLATSDDELLDVVAAAGKVRRQWFGRRVKLNYLVNLKSGLCPEDCSYCSQRLGSKAEILKYTWLKPDEASQAAAAGVAGGAKRVCLVASGRGPTDRDIDRVSETIEAIKGDNADVEVCACLGLLKDGQAERLRAAGADAYNHNLNTSEATYGDICTTHEFSDRVETVQHAQSAGLSACSGLIAGMGESDADLVDVVFALRGLDPDSVPVNFLIPFEGTPLAEEWNLTPQRCLRILAMVRFVCPDAEVRLAGGREVHLRSMQPLALNLVNSIFLGDYLTSEGQAGKADLDMIADAGFVVEGAEETTLPDHRDGLVSVRRRGAGTDLAPNA from the coding sequence ATGGACCTGTTGAGCACGCTGGTGGACAAGGGGCTTCGGCGCGAGCTGCCGACCCGCGAAGAAGCGCTCGCCGTACTGGCGACATCCGACGACGAACTGCTCGATGTCGTGGCCGCTGCGGGCAAGGTGCGCCGTCAGTGGTTCGGGCGGCGGGTGAAGCTCAACTATCTCGTCAATCTGAAGTCGGGGCTCTGCCCCGAGGACTGCTCGTACTGCTCCCAGCGGCTCGGCTCCAAGGCCGAGATCCTCAAGTACACCTGGCTGAAACCGGACGAGGCCTCTCAGGCGGCCGCCGCCGGTGTCGCGGGCGGTGCCAAGCGGGTCTGTCTGGTGGCGAGCGGGCGCGGGCCGACCGACCGTGACATCGACCGGGTCTCGGAGACCATCGAGGCCATCAAGGGCGACAACGCGGACGTCGAAGTCTGCGCCTGTCTGGGGCTGTTGAAGGACGGGCAGGCCGAGCGGCTGCGGGCTGCGGGCGCGGATGCGTACAACCACAACCTCAACACTTCCGAGGCGACGTACGGGGACATCTGCACCACGCACGAGTTCTCCGACCGTGTGGAGACCGTCCAGCACGCCCAGTCTGCGGGCCTCTCGGCCTGCTCCGGGCTGATCGCGGGCATGGGCGAGAGCGACGCCGACCTCGTCGACGTGGTCTTCGCGCTGCGCGGTCTCGACCCCGACTCGGTGCCGGTCAACTTCCTGATCCCCTTCGAGGGCACGCCCCTCGCGGAGGAGTGGAACCTCACCCCGCAGCGGTGCCTGCGCATCCTGGCGATGGTCCGCTTCGTCTGCCCGGACGCGGAGGTACGGCTGGCGGGCGGGCGCGAGGTGCATCTGCGCTCGATGCAGCCGCTCGCCCTCAACCTGGTCAACTCCATCTTCCTGGGCGACTACCTGACCAGCGAGGGCCAGGCGGGCAAGGCCGACCTGGACATGATCGCGGACGCCGGTTTTGTGGTGGAGGGCGCGGAGGAGACGACGCTGCCCGACCACCGCGACGGACTTGTGTCGGTGCGCCGCCGGGGCGCGGGGACGGATCTCGCACCCAATGCGTGA